A segment of the Streptomyces sp. Tu 2975 genome:
TGGACACTTTGCGCCGGATGCGCCAGGCCGAAAGCGGCGTCGACGCCGCCCTCGAAGCGGCCAAGCTCTCCGAGGGCACCGCACCCCTCACACCGGCCAGCCGCATCCTCGACGTCTGACACACACGATTCCACGGGGGCACCACATGGCAGACGACTACATCGGCGTCAGCTTCAGCACACTGCGCGAAGCCGCCGGCGAACTCGAGGACATCCTCAAGCAGCTCAACCTGCGCCTGGAAGACCTCTACACCCGCACCGAGAAGGTCGTCCTCACCTGGAAGGGCGACGCCCGCGACGCCTTCGTGGAAGAACTCGACCAGTGGGACAAGCAGATGGCGGACCTCCAGGCCGCCCAGGCGTGGCTCCACGAGGTCGTCACCACCGGCCACGCCAACTACGCAGAGGCCCACCGCGCGGTCCTGCGCGGCTGGGGAGCCGCCTGATGGGAACCCCGCCTCCACCACAGAACGGCACCATAGACGTCAAGCCCTCGGACCTCTTCCGCGTCTCCGGGGGCTTCGCGGGCCAGCAGCCGATGTACAACCAGGCGGCCAAGAACCTGCTGACCGAACTGCAGAAGCACCCCGACGCGGGCGGTTACGGCACCGCCGCGCAGGCGTTCGCCTCCGCCTACGTCAAGGTCGGCAACCGCTTCCTCGAAGTCTGGGCGAAGAGTGTCGTCAGCATCGGCGGCGCCGCGGTCGGATTCACGACCACGGCCAACAACTACTCCAAGGCCGAAGCGGCGGCAGATCCGACCGGCAAGAAGAAGGCGGTGGTCCAGCCGCCTCCGCAGGTGATCGACACCGTCCCCGCCTACGGGACCGTCCCCAATCTGAAGTGGGGGGACGACGACGGTGGCGACGGTTGGCTGCGCAGCATTCTCGAGTGCATTCCCGAGGTCCTTCGCGATGCCTTCCGACCGGTCCTCAAGCACGCCTTCCGCTGGGGCAAGGTCGCGGATGTCTACCCGTACCCTCATCAGCACTACCTCAACGACCTGTCCAAGGCCTGGCGGAACATGACGATGTCGCTCTCGATCACCGAGAGCGCCCTGACCGGGCAGGTCAGCAGCATCACCCAGCAGACCAACAGCGAGTGGCACGACGCGATGCGGCAGTTCTGCAGCTCGCTGTGGGGGACGACGGCCTGGGGCACGTCCACGGCCGGGTACGAGTGGAAGCACGACTCGGCATCGGCGACCACCGGCGCCACCCACCCCGTGATGACCGTGCTCTTCGACACGGCCATGAAGGTAAGCGACCTGCTGTACGAGTTCGCCGAAGCCGCCGTGGATCTCAACGGCAAGGTCTGGGACATCTATATGGAAGCCGTGCGCGAGGCGGTCGGCAAGATCGACCTGAGCGACGGCGTGGACCTCGGCGACGTCAAGGAGGGCGCCAAGGCCGCCGGGCGCTTCCTCAAGGGGCTCGCGAAAGGCGCGGCCGAGCTCAGCCTGGAAATCACCCTGAACATCGACACCGCGGCGATCAACAGGGTGGTCGAGGCGTACAACACGCGGGTGAACGGCCTGGTCCCGAAGCTGAACGCCCTGATGGAACCGCTGCACGAGGCATTTCGCAGCGCGCCCACCTTCAAGTCGGAGGACGCCCGTGCACAGGCCTTCGGCGCCCGCGCCCTCAACGACTTCAAGCCGCAGCACCACTTCACGGTTCCCGGGGTGGACCCCGACAACATCTACTACCCCATGGACCTCGCGAACCAGGAAGGGCTCTACGGCAGCCATCCCATCGACAAGCACGTCGGTCTGGACGACGACCAGCTCAGGATGCGGCTGCGGGACCAGGCCGGTGCTCCGGCCGCGTCATCCTTCCCGGACCTGGCGTCGGCGCAGCGCTTCACGCAGGCAACGCTCCAGAACGACGCGAACGAGAACCGGATCGCGGACTGGATAGACAGCGTGGAGAAGAAGATCCAGAACAACCCGAACTACGATCCGAACAAGTCGGAGATCCAGCCACCCCTCTACATGGAATTCCCAGGTCAGACCACCGGCCGCAGTGTCTCGCGTGACGACTATGCTGCGGACGGCATGAATGCCAAGGTCGAGGACAAGAGCTGGGCCCAGGTGCGTCTGATCTACAAGGAAGGGCTGGAGCCGCCCTTCATCGTGCTCACCGCGATGCCGCACAAAGGCCCGTGAGAGAGGTGCACCCCATGCAGCCGTCGCCCGTGTCGCTGCTTTCCGACGGTCCGGCCGTGCGGCTCCTCGACATCGCCGTCGCGGCACAGGAGTCGGGCGGGCAGCTCTCCCTGGACGAAGAGCTTCAGCGATACATCCGCCTCGTCCGCAACGACTGGATCGCCACCTGGAACTGCTCGGTCCACGCGGCGGCGGGAGTGCTCGAATTCGCCGCGGATTCCGTCGAGCGGGCGGGCGGACTCGGCCCGTTCCCGCCGCGGTTCCGGGAAGTGGCCGCGCGGGCGGCGGATGACATGGAGCCTGCCGATTATCTGCGCACACTGGCCGAACTGGTGCGGATCCTCGATCGCCAAGGGATCCCGGAATACTCGGAACTGCCCATGGGCGGCCAGGAATTCCTGCAGACGTTCCCCTACCTGTTCGGGTTCGACGCCATCCTTATGGACGAGGGCGACAGACCCTTCCCAGAAATCGTCCGGTCGATGCTGACCAACGAGCACCCGTACTGCCACGAGCGTGCGGCCGCCTACTCGACAGAGGCGCAGCGCGCCCTCTGTCTTTTCCCCGGACCGGACGCACTCAGGCCACGCCTCTCCTGGGCCGACCGTGACCGGCTCCGAGAGCTCATCGACACCGTCAACGATCACATGCAACGAGAGCACTCATGACAGCCGTCACTCAGAACCGCGCCGCCACCTATCCCGACCGGGAGACCGCCCGATGGGCGACCCAGCAGGTCGTGACCGCCAACGAGCAGGCGATCCACCGCTGGCTGGCCCAGTCGACCCGGCAGAGGCTGACCATCGAGGCCGTTTGGCCGTCCCGCCCCGATCCGGTCGGGCGCGTCCTGCTCCAGGCGATGATGCTCGCCGGCCGTGACCCGGTCGACGTCCGCGCGGCCCGCGTGGTCCTCAAGCGCGACGAGACCAGCCCGCACGGCTTCACCGTCCACGCCACCTTCCCGATCTACCTCTGAAGGCCGCACCCGTGTCCCTGAAGCCACGCGAACACGACCGCAAGTACGGCGAGCTCGACCACGTCGTCCGCGCCTACGCCGGCCACCGGGCCGACGACGACGAGCCCCTCACCGCCTACCTCCGCCACACCTGGCGCACCCGCCCCTGGGCCATCCCCATCGCCGAGGACCAACTGCGCACCTACGCCGACAACCCGCCCGGCCGGCTCCGCCTGCGCCTCGGCGAGTTCTACCCCGTACCCGACGTCGGCCTCCCGGACTCCGAGATCCAGGCCTGGCTCGTCCGCCTGGCCGACCGGCTCAAGGAAAGCGTCGACACCGGCCAGGCCCCGCCCCCGGCCACCCCCCGAACCCGCTGGGAATGGCACGCCCGCTTCCCCGAACTCGCCCAGTTCCTCGGCGGCTGGTTCTCCCAGGACATGCCCGACGAGTTCGACGACCACGACACCGCGCTCCAGGACTACCTGGACACGACCGACAGCGGCCTCATCGCCCAACTCACCGGCGAACTCCACGACCTGCTCACCCTGCCGCTCGACGAGTCCGACCACGCGCTGGCCCTCACCGAACTCGGCATGGAAGTCGACCCACCCGCCCCCTACACACCCGGCGCCTGGCTCACCGAACTCGCCGGCCGGCTGCGGGGACGTGCCTGACGATGCCGTCTGCGCCCTGAGGGGGCGTTCACCGGTGGGCCTCGTCGTGATCCTCGGCCACGCCCATATGGTCCGCCATCACCGCTGAGGCCGTCGGCCGCCCCTGGCTCCGGCCCGCTCAGCGGTGCGCGCCGCCCCGCCCCTCGGCCGGAACCTCGTGCCGTGTCACCAGCCGGAGCGCCCAGCGGTAGTGGCTCACCGCCTTCGCGATGCCTATCAGGCCGGTGATCCACAGGATCAGGCCCAGGCCCATCAGCAGGGTGACACCGGCCAGGGTGTCCTTGCCCGGGCGGGCGCCCGCCGGGACCGTGAAGGAGAGCCACAGGCCGTACGCGCACATCAGGAACGAGGGCAGGAACCAGAGCAGGCTCAGGCCCGGTGCGCCGTAGCGGGCATCGCGCGCCGGGTCGCGGGTCAGCGCGCTCCAGCAGCGCAGCCGCCCGCGCACCTCGGCGTCGCGGGCCAGGCCGAAGCCGATGACCAGGCCGGTCGGGATCATGAACGCGAGACCGAGGGCGCCCGCGATCACGCCGAAGAGGCGGCTGAAGACGTTCACCGCTTCGGCGAACGTCCGCAGTGCCACTCCGAAGATCGTCCACCCGACCGCGAACCCGGCCGCCGGCAGCCACAGCAACAGGAGCCGCACCGGGCCGATGCTCAGGCCCAGGAGCTCACCCATCGCCCTGGCCCGGTCCGCCAGCAGGGCCTCCCGGTCGGGCCATGCCCGTATTTCGACAGGCGGGGGCGGAGGCGGGAGTGCACGTAGGGGCATACGACGAGGTTACCGACCAGTCTCCGGCGCGGAGCGTGCCGCCCGTTCCAGCAGCAGGTCCCGTTCACGGGCGTTACGGGCCAGGGAGGCCGCCCGCTCGAACTCCGTCCGTGCCTCTTCGGGGCGCCCGAGCCTGGCCAGCAGGTCCCCCCGCACGCTCGGCAGCAAGTGGTAGTTCTTCAGGGCCGGTTCGTCGGCGAGTGCGTCGACCAACTCGAGTCCGGCGGCCGGTCCTTCCGCCATCGAGACGGCGACCGCCCGGTTCAGTTCCACGACCGGGGACGGGGCCACGGCCGCCAACTGCCCGTACAGCGTGGCGATCATCGCCCAGTCCGTGTCCTCGTAGCGCACCGCCTGCGCGTGGCAGGCGGCGATCGCGGCCTGCAACGCGTACGGGCCGTACGGGCCGCCGCCCGCCCGGTGGAGCGCCTCCACGCCCCGGCGGATGAGCAGCCGGTTCCACCTGGTGCGGGTCTGGTCGGCGAGCAGTACGGGTTCCCCGCCGGGGCCGGTGCGCGCCGGGATCCGGGAGGCCTGGATCTCCAGGAGGGCGTTCAGGCCGTGCACCTCGGGTTCGGCGGACATCAGCCCGGCCAGCACCCGGGACAGCCGCAGCGCGTCGTCGCACAGCGCCGGACGGACGAGGTCGTCGCCCGCGGTGGCCGAGTAACCCTCGTTGAAGATCAGGTAGATGACGTCGAGCACGGATCCGAGCCGGGCGGCGCGGTCCGCGCCGTACGGCACCTCGAAGGGGACGCCCGCATGGGCCAGTGACCTCTTCGCGCGGACGATGCGCTGGGCGACGGTCGACTCGGCGGTCAGGAAGGCGCGGGCGATCTCTTCCGTCGTCAGGCCCCCAAGGAGCTTGAGCGTGAGCGCGATGCGGGCCTGGGTGGACAGCACCGGATGGCAGGCGGTGAAGATGAGCCGCAGCAGGTCGTCGTCGATGTCGTCGGGGTCCGCCGGCTCGACCGGCGGCGCGACGTCCTCGACGGCCCGCCCCACCTCGGCCAGCTTGCGGGCGTACGTCTCCTTGCGGCGTACGAGATCGACCGCGCGATGCTTGGCGGTGGCCATGAGCCAGGCTCCCGGTCTGTCCGGGACGCCCGACTCCGGCCACTGCTCCAGCGCGGCGACCAGAGCGTCCTGCGCGAGCTCCTCCGCGATGCCCACGTCCCGCACGATGCGGGCGACACCGGCGATGATCCGCGCCGACTCGATCCTGTAGACCGCTTCCACTGCGCTTGCTGCCGTCACGGCCACCCATCAGAGCAGCGCGGGGAACGGCGGGCAAGCACGGCCCGCGGTCAGCCCTCCTGGATCTCGCGGACCTCGCAGGTGATGCTCCACTCCGCGGGGTGGATCTCCAGGAAACGCTTCGCCCACTCGAGGGCCTCCGCCTTGTCCTTGCACTGGACGATCGCGTAGCCGCCGACGACCTCCTTGGTCTCCGTGAAGGGCCCGTCGGTGTAGGAGATCGTGCCCCCGGACCAGTTCACGCGGGTGCCGTCGGAGGTGGGCATGAGCCCGGCGGTGTCCAGCATGACGCCCGCCTTGGTCATCTCCTCCAGCAGGGCGCCCATCTGCTGGTCGAAGCCCTCGGGGAACTCACCCTCGGGGATCTGGTTCTCCTCGATGCGGATCATCGACAGAAAGCGCGGCATGGTGAACTCCTCGGTTCGTGAGTACGGGGCCGTTCCCCGCCTCTCACCCATGCGTCGAACGGGCAGGACGCCGATCGACACACTCGCCGAAGTTTTTCCGAGAAATCTCAGCCGAGCGATTCGAAACGCCAGCGGTGCACCGGGCGGGTGATCAGGTCGGCGGCCGGCTCGGGCAGTTCCGGCAGGTCGGCGTCCGTCCCCGGCGCCTCCCACCAGGTGATGACCAGTACCCGGTCCCCGCTCGCCCGCAGCGTCTCCCGCCGCAGCGGCTCGCGCCCGAGCTGCTGCGCGCGTGCCCACTCCAGAAGCTCCGCGCCCCGGCCCTCGACGGCACGGGCCTCCCACATCATGGCCAGGACGGTCATGAGTACAGGTTGTCCTTGCTGACCTCGTGGACGTGGTCGTGCCCGTGCTTGCCGGGCACATGCGTCTCGGTCACGGGCAACGACGAGTCGGCGGACAGGTCCAGGTCGGAGGCGGGCCGGTTACGGGCCACCATCTCCGCGCCCAGGGCGGCGACCATCGCGCCGTTGTCCGTGCACAGCTTCGGCCGCGGGACGCGCAGCCGGATACCGGCCCGCTCGCAGCGCTCCTCCGCGAGGGCCCGCAGCCGCGAGTTGGCGGCGACGCCACCGCCGATCATCAGATGGTCAACGCCCTGGTCCTTGCAGGCGCGCACGGCCTTTCTGGTCAGCACGTCGACGACCGCCTCCTGGAACGAGGCCGCCACGTCCCGCACCGGGACCTCCTCGCCGGAGGCGCGCTTCGCCTCGATCCAGCGGGCAACGGCCGTCTTCAAGCCGGAGAAGGAGAAGTCGTACGCCGGGTCCTTGGCGCCGCTCAGGCCACGCGGGAAGGCGATCGCCGCCGGATCGCCCTCCTTGGCCAGCCGGTCGATCACCGGACCGCCGGGGAAGCCCAGGTCGAGCACGCGTGCGATCTTGTCGAAGGCCTCGCCGGCGGCGTCGTCGATCGTCGCGCCCATGGGCCGTACGTCGGCGGTGATGTCGGGCGCGAGGAGCAGTGAGGAGTGGCCGCCGGAGACGAGCAGCGCCATCGTCGGCTCGGGCAACGGGCCGTGTTCGAGCTGGTCGACGCAGATGTGGGAGGCGAGGTGGTTCACCCCGTACAGCGGCTTGCCGAGGGCGTAGGCGTACGACTTCGCCGCGGAGACGCCGACGAGCAGCGCGCCGGCGAGGCCGGGCCCGGCCGTCACCGCGATGCCGTCGAGGTCGCGGGCGCTGACGCCCGCCTCCTTCAGCGCCCGTTCGATGGTCGGGACCATCGCCTCCAGGTGGGCGCGCGAGGCGATCTCGGGCACGACGCCGCCGAACCGGGCGTGCTCGTCGACGCTGGAGGCGACCGCGTCGGCGAGCAGGGTCGTGCCGCGGACGATGCCGACCCCGGTCTCGTCGCAGGAGGTCTCGATACCGAGTACGAGCGGTTCGTCAGCCATCAGAGGTCTCTGTTCCTTGTACGGTCAGTCGCATGACGAGGGCGTCGATGTTGCCGGGCTGGTAGTAGCCGCGGCGGAAACCGATGGGCTCGAAGCCGAATCGCTCGTACAGCTTCTGGGCCCGGGTGTTGTCCACCCGCACTTCGAGGAGCACCTCGTCGCACTCGAAGGCGGTGGCGTGCTGGAGCAGGTCGGTCAGCAGCCGGGAGCCGAGGCCGGTGCCCCACTGTCCGCGGTCGACCGCGATGGTCTGTACGTCGCCGAGACCACCGGCGGCCGCCAGGCCCGCGTAGCCGACGATCCGGCCGTCGTCGTCCTCGGCCACCACGTAGCGGCGGGTGGCCTGCGGGCCCCGGGAGTGCGCGAGTTCGGACCAGAACATGCCGGGCGACCAGGCGTCCTCCGGAAACAGCTCGTGCTCGAGCTCCAGCACCGGCTCCAGGTCCCACCAGCGCATCTCACGCAACTCAGGAAGGCCGCCGCGCAGCGGCGTCGATGAGGCGCGGCGGCCGGTGGTGGCACCTCCCGGGCGGAGCTCCGGGGGAGGGTGGGCACTCACTTGGGGGTGACCACCTTGTAGTTCTTCGGTACCTGCGCGTCGGGGCGGCGCAGGTACAGCGGCAGGGGCGGCAGGAACTCCTCGCCCGCCCGCAGCTTCTCCGCCGCCAGCGCGGCGAGCGCCGCGGCGCTCACGTGCTCGGGGCCGCGGATGTCCGGGAACGTCTCCGGGTACAGCAGCGCACCGGCGCCGACGGCGGGCAGTGCGGCGACCTGGCCGGCGATGTCGGCGGGGCGGTCGACGGCCGCGTCGGTCGCACGGGTGCGGGCGTTCTCGTACCGCGCCCAGTAGACCTCCTTGCGCCGGGCGTCGGTCGCCACCACGAAGGGCGTGGCGAGACCGGCCGCGTAGGCGAGGCCGTCCAGCGTGCAGACCCCGTGCACCGGTACGCCGAGCGCGGAGGCGAACGTCGCGGCCGTGACCAGACCGACCCGCAGTCCCGTGTACGGCCCGGGGCCGACGCCGACCACGATCCCGGTGACGGCGTCGAGCTTCACCCCGGCGTCCGCGAGCACCCGGTCGACGGCGGGCAGCAGCAACTCCCCGTGGCGGCGCGCGTCCACGCTGCTGGACTCTGCGAGGACGGAGGAGCCGTCGTGGAGGGCGGCGGTGACGGCGGGCGTGGCGGTATCCATGGCGAGCAAGAGCACGCAAACAGCCTACGGCTCCGGCGAGGGGGCCATGGCGGCACCGTCGAACGGAGCCGCGGTGCTACCGTCACCACGAGCACAGGTATTCGGTAACACACACGCATCCAAGAGGTGGGCAGGGTGGCACGGAGCAGCTCGGGATTCGTGGCCGGGCTCACGGCGGCAGCGCTGGCCGTCGTCGGATTCCTCGCCTATCAGGCGGCCGCCGACGTCCCCGACGATCTCACCGCGTCGAAGCCGCCGAGCGCCGCCCCGTCCGCCACGACTCCCGGCGCCGCGTCGTCCCAGAAGCCGCAGGACCCGTTGGCGGTCCCGGCCGGCTCCGGGACGGGGATGCGTGTCGTGTACGCGCTCGGCGACCGGCGGGTGTGGCTCGTGGACGCGAACGGCAAGGCCGGCCGGACCTTCGAGGTCATGCCCTCCACGGTCAGTCCGAAGCCGGGCTCCTACACGGTCACGTCGCGGTCGGGCAAGGTGCCCGGCTCCGACGGGGTGCCGGTCGAGCATGTGGTGCGGTTCGCGAACGAGGACGGTGTGTCCGTCGGTTTCAGCGCGGCGGTCGACGGCTCGATGGCCAGCCCCGACCCGACGAAGAAGACGGGCGGCGTGCGGATGAAGCGGGCCGACGGTGACGCGATGTGGGTCTTCGCGACGATCGGCTCGAAGGTGGTCGTCGTTCCGTAGTCCCCGCGCGGCCGTTACCCGTACGGGTGGTCGTGTACGACCGCGTGCGACATCAGGCGGCGTCCCGGTGGGTCTCCGTGCGGTGCGTGGCGGGGCGGCGCGCCTCGTTCTCGCGGTGCGCCTCGTTGTCGCGGGGCGGGGTGGATACCGCGCTGGCCGCTGCGCAGGACGCCAGCAGGTCCCGCATCGACACGGCCGACGGCAGCGGTGTCGCCGGTGTGGGCCTGGACGGCTGCTGACGTGACTGCGCTTCGCGCTCCGATGCCGGCATGGACGCCTCCTGGGCTCCGGGGCAGGCTAGGTTAGGTAGACCTAACCAGGGCTCGGTACCATGTCATCACGCGCGGCGTCGTGGGCGCAACATTTTCCCGACGTCTTGTCGGAACACACGGTTTTCCGGAGACAGCTGCCCAGGAGCCGGGCCGTCCCTGCCCGACCGCCCCTAAGCGGCCGTCGCCGCCAGGTCGGTGTCCGCCCAGCGGGCTCCGTACCCGACGAGGGTCACGACGCGGCGGTCGTCGTCCGTGTCTCCCACCACTCGGTCGATGATCACGTGCAGCCGGTCCTCCGACAGGTCCTCGACCTTGCCGTCGCCCCACTCCACGACCACCACCGACTCGGGCAGCGAGACGTCGAGGTCGAGGTCCTCCATCTCGTCGAGGCCGCCGCCCAGGCGGTACGCGTCGACGTGCACCAGCGCCGGGCCGCCCGTCAGGGGCGGGTGGACACGGGCGATGACGAACGTCGGGGACGTGACCGCGCCACGGACGCCGAGGCCCTCCCCGAGACCACGGGTCAGCGTCGTCTTGCCGGCGCCGAGCTCTCCCGTGAGCATCACAAGGTCACCGGGGCGCAGCAGCTTCGCGAGGCTGCGGCCCAGGTT
Coding sequences within it:
- a CDS encoding WXG100 family type VII secretion target is translated as MADDYIGVSFSTLREAAGELEDILKQLNLRLEDLYTRTEKVVLTWKGDARDAFVEELDQWDKQMADLQAAQAWLHEVVTTGHANYAEAHRAVLRGWGAA
- a CDS encoding contact-dependent growth inhibition system immunity protein, whose amino-acid sequence is MSLKPREHDRKYGELDHVVRAYAGHRADDDEPLTAYLRHTWRTRPWAIPIAEDQLRTYADNPPGRLRLRLGEFYPVPDVGLPDSEIQAWLVRLADRLKESVDTGQAPPPATPRTRWEWHARFPELAQFLGGWFSQDMPDEFDDHDTALQDYLDTTDSGLIAQLTGELHDLLTLPLDESDHALALTELGMEVDPPAPYTPGAWLTELAGRLRGRA
- the rimI gene encoding ribosomal protein S18-alanine N-acetyltransferase; this translates as MRWWDLEPVLELEHELFPEDAWSPGMFWSELAHSRGPQATRRYVVAEDDDGRIVGYAGLAAAGGLGDVQTIAVDRGQWGTGLGSRLLTDLLQHATAFECDEVLLEVRVDNTRAQKLYERFGFEPIGFRRGYYQPGNIDALVMRLTVQGTETSDG
- a CDS encoding YciI family protein, with the translated sequence MPRFLSMIRIEENQIPEGEFPEGFDQQMGALLEEMTKAGVMLDTAGLMPTSDGTRVNWSGGTISYTDGPFTETKEVVGGYAIVQCKDKAEALEWAKRFLEIHPAEWSITCEVREIQEG
- the tsaD gene encoding tRNA (adenosine(37)-N6)-threonylcarbamoyltransferase complex transferase subunit TsaD encodes the protein MADEPLVLGIETSCDETGVGIVRGTTLLADAVASSVDEHARFGGVVPEIASRAHLEAMVPTIERALKEAGVSARDLDGIAVTAGPGLAGALLVGVSAAKSYAYALGKPLYGVNHLASHICVDQLEHGPLPEPTMALLVSGGHSSLLLAPDITADVRPMGATIDDAAGEAFDKIARVLDLGFPGGPVIDRLAKEGDPAAIAFPRGLSGAKDPAYDFSFSGLKTAVARWIEAKRASGEEVPVRDVAASFQEAVVDVLTRKAVRACKDQGVDHLMIGGGVAANSRLRALAEERCERAGIRLRVPRPKLCTDNGAMVAALGAEMVARNRPASDLDLSADSSLPVTETHVPGKHGHDHVHEVSKDNLYS
- a CDS encoding RNase A-like domain-containing protein, whose protein sequence is MGTPPPPQNGTIDVKPSDLFRVSGGFAGQQPMYNQAAKNLLTELQKHPDAGGYGTAAQAFASAYVKVGNRFLEVWAKSVVSIGGAAVGFTTTANNYSKAEAAADPTGKKKAVVQPPPQVIDTVPAYGTVPNLKWGDDDGGDGWLRSILECIPEVLRDAFRPVLKHAFRWGKVADVYPYPHQHYLNDLSKAWRNMTMSLSITESALTGQVSSITQQTNSEWHDAMRQFCSSLWGTTAWGTSTAGYEWKHDSASATTGATHPVMTVLFDTAMKVSDLLYEFAEAAVDLNGKVWDIYMEAVREAVGKIDLSDGVDLGDVKEGAKAAGRFLKGLAKGAAELSLEITLNIDTAAINRVVEAYNTRVNGLVPKLNALMEPLHEAFRSAPTFKSEDARAQAFGARALNDFKPQHHFTVPGVDPDNIYYPMDLANQEGLYGSHPIDKHVGLDDDQLRMRLRDQAGAPAASSFPDLASAQRFTQATLQNDANENRIADWIDSVEKKIQNNPNYDPNKSEIQPPLYMEFPGQTTGRSVSRDDYAADGMNAKVEDKSWAQVRLIYKEGLEPPFIVLTAMPHKGP
- a CDS encoding RNase A-like domain-containing protein, with product MTAVTQNRAATYPDRETARWATQQVVTANEQAIHRWLAQSTRQRLTIEAVWPSRPDPVGRVLLQAMMLAGRDPVDVRAARVVLKRDETSPHGFTVHATFPIYL
- a CDS encoding RNA polymerase sigma factor, which gives rise to MTAASAVEAVYRIESARIIAGVARIVRDVGIAEELAQDALVAALEQWPESGVPDRPGAWLMATAKHRAVDLVRRKETYARKLAEVGRAVEDVAPPVEPADPDDIDDDLLRLIFTACHPVLSTQARIALTLKLLGGLTTEEIARAFLTAESTVAQRIVRAKRSLAHAGVPFEVPYGADRAARLGSVLDVIYLIFNEGYSATAGDDLVRPALCDDALRLSRVLAGLMSAEPEVHGLNALLEIQASRIPARTGPGGEPVLLADQTRTRWNRLLIRRGVEALHRAGGGPYGPYALQAAIAACHAQAVRYEDTDWAMIATLYGQLAAVAPSPVVELNRAVAVSMAEGPAAGLELVDALADEPALKNYHLLPSVRGDLLARLGRPEEARTEFERAASLARNARERDLLLERAARSAPETGR
- the tsaE gene encoding tRNA (adenosine(37)-N6)-threonylcarbamoyltransferase complex ATPase subunit type 1 TsaE, which encodes MEAPHSPAAETAAAARARLTVDSPEEMQNLGRSLAKLLRPGDLVMLTGELGAGKTTLTRGLGEGLGVRGAVTSPTFVIARVHPPLTGGPALVHVDAYRLGGGLDEMEDLDLDVSLPESVVVVEWGDGKVEDLSEDRLHVIIDRVVGDTDDDRRVVTLVGYGARWADTDLAATAA
- the tsaB gene encoding tRNA (adenosine(37)-N6)-threonylcarbamoyltransferase complex dimerization subunit type 1 TsaB, translated to MLLLAMDTATPAVTAALHDGSSVLAESSSVDARRHGELLLPAVDRVLADAGVKLDAVTGIVVGVGPGPYTGLRVGLVTAATFASALGVPVHGVCTLDGLAYAAGLATPFVVATDARRKEVYWARYENARTRATDAAVDRPADIAGQVAALPAVGAGALLYPETFPDIRGPEHVSAAALAALAAEKLRAGEEFLPPLPLYLRRPDAQVPKNYKVVTPK